A DNA window from Vigna angularis cultivar LongXiaoDou No.4 chromosome 1, ASM1680809v1, whole genome shotgun sequence contains the following coding sequences:
- the LOC108325470 gene encoding uncharacterized protein LOC108325470 — protein MSGSDPSPGRTFIWIITGLLFISIVAGGACLVAYMLLPESETSSSWIPEIGVALVCLPWLFWLLTFFYRVLSRTFGCRVTMGGVGSADVEVASRAKGAGNLNRDSSVASHESEMALAKSMAS, from the coding sequence ATGTCTGGGTCTGATCCTAGTCCTGGGCGCACGTTCATATGGATCATAACTGGTCTTTTGTTCATCTCTATAGTGGCAGGAGGTGCATGCCTTGTGGCATACATGCTCCTTCCTGAATCAGAAACATCATCCTCTTGGATACCAGAAATAGGGGTGGCATTGGTTTGCCTACCATGGCTCTTTTGGTTGCTCACCTTCTTTTACAGAGTTTTGTCAAGAACTTTTGGATGTAGAGTTACAATGGGCGGAGTTGGAAGTGCAGATGTGGAGGTCGCATCTCGGGCAAAAGGTGCTGGCAACTTAAACAGGGATTCATCCGTTGCCTCACACGAGAGTGAAATGGCACTTGCAAAATCTATGGCCTCATGA